In a single window of the Candidatus Celerinatantimonas neptuna genome:
- the asrB gene encoding Anaerobic sulfite reductase subunit B codes for MSHVCQCQKAEHDLLPAAYPIIAIEKHTGQEWTFKVACDLPARLGQFVEVSLPLVGEAPISVSDCGEGWMDLLIRNVGKVTGALFEKQTGDHLWLRGCYGHGYPLEAFRHQNLLVVAGGTGVAPVKGLLRYFSEHPQDIEHLDMILGYKNKASVLYKKEMPLWQEVHNLIVTLDEGCADENYRIGLVTEHLQTLDIQDVAATRAIVVGPPAMIQLVVKMLREKGFKAEQIWVDYERRMACSTGKCGHCRMGNVYVCVDGPVFNYAKAQHFID; via the coding sequence ATGAGTCATGTTTGTCAGTGTCAGAAAGCCGAGCATGACCTATTGCCTGCTGCGTATCCGATTATCGCCATAGAAAAACATACCGGGCAGGAGTGGACATTTAAAGTTGCGTGTGATTTGCCAGCCCGGTTAGGGCAGTTTGTTGAAGTGTCTCTGCCGTTGGTCGGGGAGGCCCCTATTTCAGTGTCTGATTGCGGCGAAGGATGGATGGATTTATTAATCCGCAATGTGGGGAAAGTCACCGGCGCGTTATTTGAAAAACAAACCGGCGATCATCTCTGGTTGCGCGGTTGCTACGGTCATGGTTACCCGCTGGAAGCATTTCGTCATCAAAATCTGCTTGTGGTTGCCGGAGGAACCGGGGTTGCACCGGTAAAAGGGCTACTGCGTTATTTTAGCGAGCATCCTCAGGATATTGAACATCTGGATATGATTCTGGGTTATAAAAATAAAGCGAGTGTGCTTTATAAGAAAGAGATGCCTCTATGGCAAGAAGTACACAACCTGATTGTGACGCTTGATGAAGGCTGTGCTGATGAGAATTATCGCATCGGTCTTGTGACAGAACATTTACAAACGCTGGATATTCAGGATGTTGCAGCAACCCGGGCGATAGTGGTTGGACCGCCTGCCATGATTCAGCTTGTTGTAAAAATGCTCCGCGAAAAAGGCTTTAAAGCTGAACAGATCTGGGTGGATTATGAACGCAGAATGGCATGTTCAACCGGGAAATGTGGCCATTGCCGGATGGGGAATGTCTATGTTTGTGTCGATGGGCCGGTATTCAACTATGCCAAAGCTCAACACTTTATCGATTAA
- the nifS gene encoding Cysteine desulfurase NifS, producing the protein MSGIYLDNNATTRVDPVVVDTVIPFFSEQYGNPSSMHSFGSQVGQAIRNARVQVQSLLGAQYDSEIIFTSGGSESDNTAIRSALDALPQRREIITSVVEHPAILELCEHLQQQHGYTIHYLSVDQYGRLDLDEYQSLLSENVALVTVMWANNETGTVFPVEKMAEMAKPFGILFHTDAVQAAGKVVIDLKRTAIDMLSMSGHKIHAPKGVGVLYVRRGCRYRPWLRGGHQERGRRAGTENTIGIVGLGKAAELAELHLATINTETARLRDKLQAGILSQVDHCFVTGDVEHRTPNTLNVAFEYIEGEAILLMLNEFGIAASSGSACTSGSLEPSHVMRAMNVPQTAAHGSIRFSLSRYTRERDIDRVLDVLPGIVQRLRSISPYWQQQQGEASAFVPAFG; encoded by the coding sequence ATGTCAGGGATCTATTTGGATAATAATGCAACAACACGGGTGGATCCGGTGGTTGTTGATACCGTGATACCGTTTTTTTCAGAACAATATGGCAACCCTTCTTCCATGCATAGTTTTGGGTCGCAAGTGGGTCAGGCAATTCGCAATGCCCGTGTTCAGGTGCAATCGTTATTAGGTGCACAGTATGACAGTGAAATCATTTTCACCTCTGGTGGCAGCGAATCAGATAACACCGCGATTCGCTCGGCGCTTGATGCCCTGCCGCAGCGTCGGGAGATCATTACCAGTGTTGTTGAACATCCGGCTATTTTAGAGTTATGCGAGCATTTACAGCAACAACACGGTTATACAATCCATTATCTGAGCGTTGATCAATATGGCCGACTGGATTTAGATGAATATCAGAGTCTGCTCAGCGAAAATGTCGCGTTGGTTACCGTGATGTGGGCCAATAATGAAACCGGAACGGTATTCCCGGTTGAAAAGATGGCTGAAATGGCGAAACCGTTTGGGATCCTTTTTCATACGGATGCGGTACAGGCGGCGGGGAAAGTGGTGATTGACTTGAAGCGTACCGCGATTGACATGTTATCGATGTCCGGACATAAAATTCATGCACCTAAAGGTGTGGGGGTTTTGTATGTACGGCGGGGATGTCGTTATCGTCCCTGGTTGCGCGGCGGTCATCAGGAGCGGGGACGACGGGCGGGAACTGAAAATACCATTGGTATTGTTGGTTTGGGTAAGGCCGCAGAGTTAGCTGAACTCCATCTGGCAACTATTAATACTGAAACGGCACGTCTGCGCGATAAGCTTCAGGCCGGGATTTTAAGTCAGGTTGATCATTGTTTTGTGACCGGTGATGTTGAACACCGGACCCCGAATACGCTTAATGTTGCTTTTGAATACATTGAAGGTGAAGCGATTTTATTGATGCTCAATGAATTTGGTATTGCTGCATCCAGTGGGAGTGCCTGTACTTCCGGTTCGCTGGAACCATCGCATGTGATGAGAGCCATGAACGTGCCTCAGACTGCCGCACACGGTAGTATCCGATTCTCTCTGTCTCGCTATACCCGTGAACGGGATATTGACCGGGTATTAGACGTTTTACCCGGGATTGTTCAGCGGCTTCGTTCTATTTCACCCTATTGGCAGCAGCAACAGGGAGAAGCATCGGCTTTTGTCCCTGCATTTGGTTAA
- the nifW gene encoding Nitrogenase-stabilizing/protective protein NifW, whose protein sequence is MKWFKQIDGVQNLSSAEDFLSFFEIPFEAEKLASRHLHILKAFHIKLSKVSEPLHSKAYEVAAQLLSEAYQEQVGQTLAKHSPLAIYQRMRPSRVLIRDLRK, encoded by the coding sequence ATGAAGTGGTTTAAGCAGATCGATGGTGTTCAGAATCTCAGTAGTGCTGAAGATTTTTTATCCTTTTTCGAGATTCCTTTCGAAGCAGAAAAGCTGGCAAGCCGTCATCTGCATATTCTGAAAGCTTTTCATATCAAATTATCAAAGGTCAGTGAGCCTTTACATTCCAAAGCGTATGAAGTCGCAGCGCAACTGTTGAGTGAAGCGTATCAGGAACAGGTCGGTCAGACATTAGCGAAACATTCTCCTTTGGCTATTTATCAGAGAATGCGTCCGAGCCGTGTGTTAATACGTGATTTGAGGAAGTGA
- the asrC gene encoding Anaerobic sulfite reductase subunit C, whose protein sequence is MSVDVDIIKARAQNEFRLSKVRGESMVSVRIPGGILPAHLLSVAQEIAQTYGNGQIHLTTRQKLAMPGIRYEDMDKVNAALEPFLREIEMDLCDVEVVDPRAGYQAIGGRNIVACQGNRICQKGNTDTTGMARRLEKLIYPSPYHLKVVLAGCPNDCAKATMTDIGILGVAKVRFNADRCIGCGACVQSCRHHAVGCLDLKNGKAVKENAACIGCGECVLACPILAWQREPQQLYQVRLGGRTSKKTPRVGKIFLNWVSEDVITQIIPNIFAFEKEMLGGRPVYLHMGHLIDKGGYLRFKERVLEGVKLNPGAFVAERMYWAEDEYVANTHVKPVC, encoded by the coding sequence ATGAGTGTGGATGTTGACATTATTAAAGCGCGGGCTCAGAACGAATTCCGTTTGTCTAAAGTTCGTGGTGAATCGATGGTGAGTGTGCGGATCCCTGGCGGTATTTTACCGGCTCATCTGCTTTCGGTTGCGCAGGAAATCGCTCAAACATATGGAAATGGTCAAATTCATCTGACAACCCGTCAAAAACTGGCGATGCCGGGTATTCGCTATGAAGATATGGACAAAGTGAATGCAGCATTAGAGCCTTTTTTACGCGAAATTGAGATGGACTTATGCGATGTTGAGGTCGTTGATCCGAGGGCCGGTTATCAGGCGATTGGCGGGCGTAATATTGTAGCCTGTCAGGGAAACCGAATTTGTCAGAAAGGCAATACGGATACCACCGGCATGGCCAGACGGCTGGAAAAACTCATCTACCCGAGCCCATATCATTTAAAAGTCGTGCTGGCAGGTTGCCCGAATGATTGCGCTAAAGCGACCATGACCGATATTGGCATCCTGGGTGTTGCGAAAGTCCGTTTTAATGCGGACCGTTGTATCGGTTGCGGGGCATGTGTTCAAAGTTGCCGTCACCATGCGGTCGGGTGTTTGGATCTGAAAAATGGCAAAGCCGTTAAAGAAAATGCAGCTTGTATCGGTTGCGGTGAATGTGTGTTGGCTTGCCCGATCTTAGCCTGGCAGCGCGAACCACAGCAGCTTTATCAGGTTCGCTTAGGGGGACGGACCAGTAAGAAAACCCCCCGGGTTGGCAAGATTTTTCTGAACTGGGTGAGTGAAGATGTCATTACCCAGATCATCCCGAATATCTTTGCGTTTGAAAAAGAGATGCTGGGCGGAAGACCTGTTTACCTGCACATGGGTCACCTGATTGATAAAGGTGGCTATCTTCGTTTTAAAGAGCGGGTCTTAGAGGGCGTAAAATTGAATCCCGGGGCATTTGTTGCAGAGCGAATGTATTGGGCAGAAGATGAATATGTCGCCAATACCCATGTCAAGCCTGTCTGTTGA
- the nifD_2 gene encoding Nitrogenase molybdenum-iron protein alpha chain, translating to MKQALNNPLMDEPLCEHNHQGKSGCHPPKPGATAGGCAFDGAQITLLPIADVAHLIHGPIGCAGSSWDNRGSLCSTDGLFRLGMTTDLSEPDIIMGRGEKKLVAAVGYIQEHYHPAAVFIYNTCVPAMEGDDLNAAARLAQERYQLPVIVVDAAGFYGSKNLGNRIAGEVMVDKVVGTREPAPVPNGQNVHDIALIGEFNIAGEFWSVQKLLDELGIRVLASLSGDARFAEIQTMHRSELNMVVCSRSLMNVARKLEQRYQIPWFEGSFYGVRATSDALRTIARKLGDDLLIARCELLIQREEAKVKRIIAEYRTRLEGKRVLLYTGGVKSWSVVSALQDLGMEVVATGTRKSTEADKARIRDLMGEDALMLDDPNPRHLLDICYHYQADMMVAGGRNRYTALKARLPFLDINQERENAYAGYDGMVELARQLCITLESPIWSHVRSRPSWHSGRAGVTHG from the coding sequence ATGAAACAAGCGCTAAATAATCCCCTCATGGATGAGCCGTTATGTGAGCATAACCATCAGGGAAAATCGGGATGTCATCCTCCAAAACCGGGTGCAACGGCGGGTGGTTGTGCTTTTGATGGGGCACAAATTACTCTGCTTCCGATTGCTGATGTTGCTCATTTGATCCATGGCCCTATCGGTTGTGCCGGAAGTTCCTGGGATAATCGTGGGAGCTTGTGTAGTACCGATGGGTTATTCCGGCTGGGGATGACCACCGATCTGAGTGAACCAGATATTATTATGGGGCGGGGCGAAAAAAAACTGGTGGCAGCTGTTGGATACATTCAGGAACATTATCACCCGGCGGCTGTTTTTATTTACAACACCTGTGTTCCGGCGATGGAAGGCGATGACTTAAATGCCGCTGCCAGACTTGCTCAGGAACGCTATCAATTACCGGTGATTGTCGTTGATGCCGCAGGTTTTTACGGCAGTAAAAATTTAGGAAATCGCATTGCCGGTGAAGTTATGGTTGATAAAGTCGTTGGCACCCGTGAACCTGCGCCTGTGCCAAATGGACAAAATGTGCATGATATTGCATTGATCGGTGAATTTAATATCGCCGGTGAATTCTGGTCGGTACAGAAGTTGTTGGATGAATTGGGCATCCGTGTATTAGCTTCTTTGTCGGGGGATGCCCGCTTTGCTGAAATACAGACAATGCATCGCAGTGAACTGAATATGGTGGTTTGCTCTCGCTCGTTAATGAATGTTGCCCGTAAGTTAGAGCAGCGATATCAGATCCCATGGTTTGAAGGGAGTTTTTATGGTGTTCGGGCAACCAGTGATGCCTTAAGAACCATTGCCCGCAAGTTGGGGGATGATTTGTTAATTGCCCGGTGTGAATTGCTGATTCAACGCGAAGAAGCCAAAGTGAAGCGTATTATTGCAGAATACCGGACTCGTTTAGAGGGAAAACGGGTTTTATTGTATACCGGTGGCGTCAAATCATGGTCAGTGGTTTCGGCATTGCAAGATTTGGGAATGGAGGTTGTGGCCACCGGCACACGTAAATCGACAGAGGCTGATAAGGCCCGAATCCGGGATCTTATGGGTGAAGATGCGTTAATGCTTGATGATCCGAATCCACGTCACTTACTCGATATTTGTTATCACTATCAGGCTGATATGATGGTTGCAGGAGGGCGCAATCGTTATACAGCGCTAAAAGCCCGTCTTCCTTTTCTTGATATTAATCAGGAGCGTGAAAATGCCTATGCCGGATATGACGGCATGGTTGAACTGGCCCGGCAACTTTGCATCACCCTTGAAAGCCCTATCTGGTCACATGTCCGTTCGCGGCCGAGCTGGCACAGTGGTCGAGCGGGGGTGACTCATGGCTGA
- the nifK_2 gene encoding Nitrogenase molybdenum-iron protein beta chain yields the protein MAEVIKSRKPLSISPLKTGQVMGATLAALGLADCIALMHAAQGCSSFAKAFFVRHFQEPIALQSTAMDPISTIMGADKNIKLALEHLAQKKSARIIVVMSNGLSEAQGADLERAIREFRSEYPQHQQLAVITASTPDFYGSMESGYGVVIEALVRQLVDSEPLRHVRKKRINVLAGHSLTAGDLEALQRLLEAFGLKPVMVPDLSESLDGHLAEQDYSPVSLGGTRLADICRLNESVATLAIGFSVHNAGKLLAQKSNVPTYYFDHLGDLSACDRLIETLIELTGRKVPEYIERQRRQLQDALLDCHFMLQGLPVAIAGEPELLSYWLALARMVGLEEQVVMAPATHSQLVELPTRQVLIGDFADLESALLHKQAEILITNSHGEALAHRQSMGLILSGFPIFERFGGFRKNRQLYDGIRDTLFELANLVHDRLAVQPTYHSPLKQNWANVS from the coding sequence ATGGCTGAAGTGATTAAATCAAGAAAACCGTTATCGATTTCCCCTTTAAAAACCGGACAGGTCATGGGGGCGACTCTGGCGGCTCTCGGTCTGGCTGACTGTATTGCGTTAATGCATGCTGCACAGGGGTGTAGCTCATTTGCAAAGGCATTTTTTGTCCGACATTTTCAAGAACCCATTGCGTTGCAATCGACGGCTATGGACCCTATTTCCACGATTATGGGGGCAGATAAGAACATTAAACTGGCTTTGGAACATCTGGCACAAAAGAAATCGGCCCGAATTATTGTCGTGATGAGTAATGGGTTAAGTGAAGCGCAGGGCGCTGATTTAGAACGTGCTATCCGAGAGTTTCGTAGTGAATACCCACAGCACCAGCAGTTAGCTGTGATTACGGCCAGCACACCGGATTTTTATGGATCAATGGAAAGTGGTTATGGCGTGGTTATTGAAGCGTTAGTGCGCCAGCTTGTGGACTCTGAGCCGTTACGCCATGTTCGCAAAAAGCGGATTAATGTACTGGCCGGGCATAGCTTAACTGCGGGTGATTTGGAAGCATTACAACGTTTGCTTGAAGCGTTTGGTTTAAAACCGGTGATGGTACCTGATTTAAGTGAGTCGTTAGACGGGCATCTGGCTGAGCAGGATTACTCTCCTGTTTCTTTAGGGGGAACCCGGCTTGCGGATATCTGTCGGCTTAATGAAAGTGTGGCAACACTGGCCATTGGTTTCAGTGTTCATAATGCCGGGAAATTATTAGCTCAGAAAAGCAACGTTCCGACGTATTATTTTGACCATTTAGGTGATCTGTCGGCATGTGACCGATTGATTGAAACATTGATTGAGCTAACGGGGCGCAAAGTTCCGGAGTATATCGAAAGGCAACGGCGACAATTGCAAGATGCCCTGCTGGATTGTCATTTTATGTTGCAGGGATTACCGGTTGCGATAGCCGGTGAACCTGAACTGCTGAGCTATTGGCTGGCTTTAGCACGGATGGTCGGCCTTGAAGAACAGGTCGTCATGGCACCTGCAACGCATAGCCAGCTTGTAGAATTACCGACCCGACAGGTTTTGATTGGTGATTTTGCCGATCTTGAATCAGCACTTTTGCATAAACAGGCTGAGATTCTAATCACTAATTCTCATGGTGAGGCTTTAGCTCACCGTCAATCCATGGGATTAATTTTAAGCGGATTTCCAATCTTTGAGCGTTTTGGTGGGTTTAGGAAAAACCGTCAGCTATATGATGGAATTCGCGACACGCTATTTGAGCTGGCTAACTTAGTACATGACCGTTTAGCCGTTCAGCCAACTTACCATAGTCCGTTGAAACAGAATTGGGCTAATGTGAGTTAG
- the cysG_2 gene encoding Siroheme synthase, with translation MRTVVHSSMFAPGDVALVGAGPGDPELLTLKAMRYLQQADVVLYDRLVSEDVMALLPETVQKIFVGKKAGAHCIGQSVIISLLLEQSKVQKRVVRLKGGDPFVFGRGGEEQDALRQAGINVHVVPGITAALGCAATAGIPLTHRDVAQRVTLVTGHPQPGGELNLQGLAHEKQTLVFYMGIGQAGHIQDQLLTEGMARSTPVAFIEHGTLVEQRVIKGQLCELPALAKTVQSPALLIIGEVVGHSS, from the coding sequence ATGCGTACTGTTGTTCACTCTTCCATGTTTGCCCCCGGTGATGTTGCCCTGGTTGGGGCCGGGCCTGGTGATCCTGAATTATTGACGTTAAAGGCGATGCGTTATCTGCAACAGGCTGATGTTGTGCTGTATGACCGATTGGTATCTGAGGATGTGATGGCATTATTGCCCGAAACCGTTCAGAAAATTTTTGTCGGCAAGAAGGCTGGAGCGCATTGCATCGGTCAATCGGTGATTATCTCCTTGTTGCTGGAGCAATCGAAAGTACAAAAGCGAGTGGTGCGTTTAAAAGGGGGCGATCCCTTTGTGTTTGGTCGGGGAGGTGAAGAGCAAGACGCGTTGCGCCAGGCTGGGATTAACGTGCATGTCGTGCCGGGGATTACCGCCGCTCTGGGATGTGCGGCAACAGCCGGCATCCCTTTAACACACCGCGATGTTGCACAGCGAGTCACGCTGGTGACAGGGCACCCGCAACCGGGGGGAGAACTGAATTTACAGGGGCTCGCTCATGAAAAACAAACGCTGGTTTTCTATATGGGGATTGGCCAGGCCGGACATATTCAGGATCAACTATTAACCGAAGGGATGGCCAGGTCGACGCCGGTTGCGTTTATTGAGCATGGTACTTTGGTGGAGCAACGGGTGATCAAAGGGCAGCTCTGCGAGTTACCCGCACTGGCAAAAACAGTGCAAAGCCCGGCGTTATTGATTATCGGAGAGGTCGTTGGGCATTCATCTTAA
- the frbC gene encoding 2-phosphonomethylmalate synthase, which produces MYESLIINDTTLRDGEQAPGVAFTCDEKLKIARSLADIGVNQLEVGIAAMGESEQDIRVLRDALPDMSMMVWCRLHPDDINRAQAMGVDWVDISIPASSLQRQFKLGISQDELQKRLAERIEQANKSGLNVCIGLEDASRSEPQELCLLVEFAEHCGAGRIRFADTLGLLDPFTTQQWITILKQCSPLCIEMHAHNDLGMATANTLSAIKAGAGSINTTVLGLGERAGNAPLEEILLALNLCCQSKNTYKLWQLPTLCQSVSHMAGRPIAAGKAIVGEAAFKHESGIHVAGLLKDPRNYQGIDPAILGRHHQLVIGKHSGRHALDWAYRQIGIELTEQQLAQLLPRVRQFAQQHKKTLDNPCLIHLYHELVGFHGGLDEVV; this is translated from the coding sequence ATGTATGAATCGTTAATTATTAACGACACGACTTTACGCGATGGTGAACAGGCCCCGGGCGTCGCTTTTACCTGTGATGAAAAGTTGAAAATAGCACGATCACTGGCTGATATTGGTGTTAATCAGCTTGAGGTTGGTATTGCAGCCATGGGTGAGTCGGAACAGGATATTCGAGTGCTGCGGGATGCCCTACCGGATATGAGTATGATGGTCTGGTGTCGGTTACACCCGGATGATATCAACCGGGCACAGGCGATGGGGGTGGACTGGGTCGACATTTCGATCCCTGCATCGTCATTACAACGCCAGTTTAAACTGGGGATAAGCCAGGATGAATTGCAAAAGCGTTTAGCAGAGCGAATCGAACAGGCGAACAAGTCGGGTCTCAATGTTTGTATTGGTTTAGAAGATGCCTCTCGCTCAGAACCACAGGAGCTTTGTTTGCTCGTAGAGTTTGCTGAGCACTGTGGCGCCGGGAGAATTCGTTTTGCGGATACTCTTGGTCTTTTAGATCCGTTTACAACGCAACAGTGGATTACCATTTTAAAGCAGTGCAGCCCACTTTGTATTGAGATGCATGCGCATAATGATCTGGGAATGGCAACGGCTAATACGTTATCGGCGATTAAGGCCGGAGCCGGAAGTATTAATACGACTGTGTTGGGTCTGGGTGAAAGGGCGGGAAATGCGCCTTTAGAAGAGATATTGCTGGCATTGAATTTGTGTTGCCAGTCAAAAAATACCTATAAGCTGTGGCAGCTTCCTACGCTTTGTCAGTCGGTAAGTCATATGGCAGGGAGGCCGATAGCTGCGGGAAAGGCGATTGTCGGTGAGGCTGCTTTTAAGCATGAATCGGGGATCCATGTTGCAGGATTATTGAAAGATCCACGCAATTATCAGGGGATCGATCCGGCAATTCTGGGGCGTCATCATCAGTTGGTGATTGGTAAACACTCAGGAAGACATGCTCTAGACTGGGCTTATCGGCAAATTGGGATTGAGTTGACAGAGCAACAACTGGCACAACTTTTACCCCGGGTTCGTCAATTTGCGCAGCAACATAAGAAGACATTAGATAATCCCTGTTTAATTCATCTATATCATGAACTGGTGGGATTCCATGGAGGTCTTGATGAAGTGGTTTAA
- the surA_2 gene encoding Chaperone SurA, translating into MIEVSLRYLVLQCAIEQFQRAPEYLSQKQFKRVLKQARKVQKIEAALSCRCTDLIAYSSLQYAEQQLKRQFISEQDYRHALTWLHLEPELLKDSLMQSVQAERVLDKVRQSVSEPDDDELYQYYSEHQQQFIRPLQIRLRHLLRTINDDYPENSIEQLRPWMNELYFKLKCQTDRFVKMVERYSECPSVMQGGLLGNIAKGQLYPELEAVAFSLKAGELSRPVRSPMGFHLLFCDARYPEHISSFDSVRDELQKQLFNSRRRLAEQQLIQQML; encoded by the coding sequence ATGATTGAAGTGTCGTTACGATATCTGGTACTACAGTGTGCCATTGAACAATTTCAGCGAGCGCCGGAATATTTATCTCAAAAACAGTTTAAGCGGGTATTGAAACAGGCTCGGAAAGTCCAGAAAATTGAGGCTGCTTTGTCTTGTCGCTGCACGGATCTTATAGCGTATTCCAGTTTACAGTATGCCGAGCAACAGCTTAAAAGGCAATTTATCAGCGAGCAGGATTATCGACACGCGTTGACATGGTTACATTTAGAACCTGAACTTTTAAAAGACAGCCTGATGCAATCTGTGCAGGCTGAACGCGTCCTGGATAAGGTCAGGCAAAGTGTGAGTGAACCTGATGATGATGAGTTGTATCAATATTACAGTGAACATCAGCAGCAATTTATTCGGCCACTACAGATCCGTTTAAGGCATCTGTTACGGACGATTAATGACGATTATCCAGAGAATAGTATCGAGCAACTTAGGCCCTGGATGAATGAGTTATATTTTAAGCTCAAATGCCAGACAGACCGGTTTGTTAAAATGGTTGAACGTTATTCAGAGTGCCCATCGGTGATGCAGGGGGGCTTGCTAGGGAATATTGCCAAAGGGCAGCTTTATCCTGAATTAGAAGCTGTGGCTTTCAGTTTAAAGGCCGGGGAGCTTAGCCGGCCGGTACGCTCTCCTATGGGGTTTCATCTTCTATTTTGTGATGCCCGTTATCCCGAACATATATCTTCTTTTGATTCGGTTCGGGATGAATTACAAAAACAACTATTTAATAGTCGCAGGCGCCTCGCTGAACAGCAGTTGATTCAGCAGATGCTCTGA
- the asrA gene encoding Anaerobic sulfite reductase subunit A has product MAIQITPDEFTQVLTQLYSQWRIYAPKAENRGGRFADTDNIIYQPVHCWSDIVWKEKSHMSPNAVITPITETLFHFNRDTIQIAEVDTRPMLIFARACDIHAMSRLDTMYLHNGPQADYSYRQIRQNIRFILMECGQSFENCFCVSMGTNRTDDYAAAVRFRDDGALITIQDDALIPFFEGMGTPCDYTPTFVTQNQEQVALPEQVCDDPQKVRDILKDHPLWAEYDRRCIGCGRCTIGCPTCTCYNIFDVPYAENPNHGERRRQWASCMVPGFGDMAGGHGFREKTGERLRYRALHKVNDFKDRFGLEQMCVGCGRCDDRCPQYIKFPNIINKMTQAVQQALAKEAQS; this is encoded by the coding sequence ATGGCTATTCAAATAACGCCTGATGAATTCACTCAGGTATTAACTCAGCTTTATTCCCAGTGGCGTATTTATGCCCCAAAAGCGGAAAACCGTGGTGGTCGTTTTGCTGATACCGATAATATTATTTATCAGCCGGTTCATTGCTGGTCTGATATCGTCTGGAAAGAAAAATCCCATATGTCACCCAATGCGGTGATCACACCCATTACAGAGACTCTTTTTCATTTTAACCGGGATACGATCCAAATTGCTGAGGTGGATACCCGGCCGATGCTGATCTTTGCCAGAGCGTGTGATATTCACGCCATGTCGCGTTTAGATACGATGTATCTGCACAATGGCCCTCAGGCTGATTATAGCTATCGCCAGATCAGGCAGAATATTCGGTTTATTCTGATGGAATGCGGCCAGTCATTTGAAAACTGTTTCTGTGTTTCAATGGGAACGAATCGAACCGATGATTATGCGGCTGCCGTGCGATTTCGTGATGACGGTGCGTTGATCACGATTCAGGATGACGCACTGATACCTTTCTTTGAGGGCATGGGAACCCCATGCGATTACACGCCGACATTTGTGACACAAAATCAGGAACAAGTCGCTTTGCCTGAACAGGTCTGCGATGACCCGCAAAAAGTGCGCGATATTCTTAAAGATCATCCGCTATGGGCTGAGTATGACCGGCGGTGTATCGGTTGCGGCCGCTGTACGATCGGGTGTCCGACCTGTACCTGCTACAACATTTTTGATGTGCCTTATGCTGAAAATCCAAATCATGGGGAACGCCGACGGCAATGGGCCAGCTGTATGGTCCCCGGGTTCGGTGATATGGCTGGTGGACATGGTTTTCGTGAAAAAACCGGAGAGCGACTACGCTATCGGGCATTACATAAGGTGAATGATTTTAAAGATCGCTTTGGTCTGGAACAAATGTGTGTCGGTTGCGGACGTTGTGATGATCGCTGCCCGCAATATATTAAATTCCCGAATATCATTAACAAGATGACCCAGGCCGTTCAGCAGGCGCTGGCGAAGGAGGCCCAATCATGA
- the fdxB gene encoding Ferredoxin-3: MGSAITADGREWQPQFIKAIDSANCIGCGRCYKVCGRDVFELIESDDEGDDDWMDDSVRMVMILSDEGDCIGCGACERVCPKGCHQH; the protein is encoded by the coding sequence ATGGGAAGTGCAATCACAGCCGATGGGAGAGAATGGCAACCTCAGTTTATTAAAGCAATCGATAGTGCAAACTGCATTGGTTGTGGGCGATGTTATAAAGTGTGTGGACGCGATGTGTTTGAGCTGATTGAGAGTGATGATGAAGGCGACGATGACTGGATGGATGATTCAGTACGCATGGTCATGATTTTGTCTGATGAGGGGGATTGTATCGGTTGTGGTGCCTGTGAGCGGGTTTGCCCGAAAGGTTGTCATCAGCATTGA